In Glycine max cultivar Williams 82 chromosome 4, Glycine_max_v4.0, whole genome shotgun sequence, the genomic stretch CAACAAGCTGTTAGGATGGTGGGCTACAATTAGATGATCCTTCCCTCCTGAACGTTTCCATTCTTTCCGGCCCATTAAGAACTGTACCAATCTGTCTTGCAACCTTTTGTTAAGGCTAACTTTCTCCTGTCCATTAAGCTTGGAATGCCTATTGTAACTCAGTGATGAGAAAAATGGCACAAAAATAACATCTGCTTGACTTGAATCCTGCACTCTAATTGCAGTGCAAGGCTGGCCAACTTTTGATGACAGAAGATCAAGGGTGAGCCAGTATTCCATGCTGTGCTGCAAGTTCAGACCACCTGGATAGCGGGGGATACGCTCGGGGTTATCCACCTCGGGCCATGTCTGATTCACACTTCCCTTCCAACCCAATAACCCAAAGTGAAATTCTGGAGGCAAGTCATACATGAATACTTTCAATAATGGCCGAGTTGGGTGCGATGCCATATTCATCTGCTGTCCTACAGAAGTTGTTTTCTGGCTCAAATCGGAAGCATGACAGTCAGATTCTCTGGGTTTTTGTGATTGAAAATTTGAATCCCCAGAGGGAGGGAGTAAAATTTGTTCTCTCTTCAAATTGGGCATGAAGTAAAGCGACGCATTATTGACAAGAATAAGTTCTAACGCTGATCTAGGTATCAAAGAATGACTACTAAACTGGAGTAGGAAAATGGAAGACAGGCTCAAAAGGAACATAGAAATTATCATCACACAAAATATAAACCTTGAGTGAACCATGATCTTCTCTGACATTGTTGAAGATCAAACAAGGGTCCAATGAAGCAACCTTCCAGAAAATAGAACAAGACACCAGAAGAAAATAGACAGAGCAGCTCAAAGGGTATGCTATTTCCACAAACACACAAAGCAAAAACCTTGATGGGAGTTATGGATTTAACAGTTAGCCCTCTTCAATCTGCATCCAAAGCTCAAATCCCTCGAACACAAAACCATGCCCACCAACTAATGTCTTCTCAACCTTCTACAATGTTGGAGAAGATCCCCAACAGTTCTCAAATGCAATGACTAGCTACATACATAGCGATGGCAAAACCCCAACTTCTTATAGAACACACTGATGAGACATAGCATCAACCATCAACCAAGAATTTCTTTGAAATTCAACcttttgagccaaaccaaaAGGTCCAAAACTAGCAACAAAAAAACACCCAAAAGAAAAAGTTCTCAGCTTCAGCATTCCAAAAAGCAATCTTAGGATGTAAAATCATAAGAAACCCAAGAAAATTGAAGAGCAATTGGCATCTAAGTAGACAAGAATTTTTCGATGAAACGAAGTTGTTGGGTAGAGCAAGAATGGGTACCTGAGATCATTGAGGTTGATGCAGCACTTCACTTCATCACTGTGCTGCGTCTTCACATTCAAACAGcagaagagaaaaaaggaagaaactTTCTTAGCAAAGGTTTATGTTTTGTTTAGCGGTGCACGCCCAACGTGTGCGAATTGCGAAATGCGAGTTTCATCACACATTTATCCTTCGATTCTCAACCTTTTCTTGCGGAATTCAAATACCCATCAAATAAATGTATAGACCTACTAGTACTGACTAGAGTTCTTAAAGTATTTATAttcttactaaaaaaatatatttatattctcaTTTATGGCTGTTCATAATGAGAAATTAAAGGAAGTAGGGAACACTCTTTCTGTCTGACTTATATTGCACCTTAAATATAACTTGAGTTTAATTTCTGTATATTGTATATTGAcggtataaaaaattatattattaactaattaaaaataaacgaaaaaatattattaactagTCAGAAATTAATATCAGCAAAGAATAGTTATACATGAACagtataaaaagatttataaatttattaaattataatttattatgtatgataaattttttaacttttaaattatcttaaaataatttaaatgataatttataattagataatagtataaaattattttatgttgtaaATACTTAGAcattaaacttttattattaatatgacttaaaattaattaatataaaatttaataaatttattatatatgataatttaaaattaattaatatggaatTGTTTTATGTCACTGCATATCTATTACATTGATTAGGTTTTATGCCACCAATTAGGAAATTAttaagtttgaaatttgaagtaaTAGGGTGTGGTATTGTGTCAAATAATTTTTGGCGAAAAGTCAAAATCTTGATTTGCACAAGGATTGTGGAAAATAATCTTACCATGAACATGAAGCAACAAAGGATTGACTAGGGATGGTTGGCAACTTGCTAACGCCTTAGAGTGAATGagactttttattattttttttcacgaTTTTGATAGTTTTGTACTATTTCACTGGGATATTTCTAGGTGCTATTAGGAATAAGAATATAAATTTCCAcctaaaaaagagagaaattaaatttaactagAAAAAAGGCTTTGAATACGAATAACCTATTGTTTTTATTGCAATTGGTTCATGCAGTAAATGAACAAGACAACTGTAAAGTAAGCGCATGAGAGGGGAAAGAACCTTATTCTTAACTATATACAccaacttatttatatttttagaaccTATAGTTAAACTAATAAAGTATGCTGCATGCTTTATGGGCACATCATTTTGACACTCTCTCAATTTTTTGGTAGgtcagaaaatagaaaatactaTGAAATTAAGGAATACAATGAGCTCCTAATCCTATTCCATTTTGCTTCACATAAATTCCATACAATATCTCGAGGATAAACTATTGGACCACTTCCTTTTACTAATTATCTACTGctactaattattttattttttcgtaTCCATAACAAAACAAAGCAAATTATTAGGGAACTTTTTCCGGCCAAACACAGGATGATAAGGTGTCACGTGTCAACCGACACCATGTCAAGAAACTTAACTTTACTGaaatttcttatcttatcttttaggGGCCAgtaaaattgaaatgacaactTAATCACATTGTCTAATTTACCTATTGGGCAGAAGAacgtcataataataataaaatttacattcGCTTAGTTCGTAAGAAAGAGTGATCtctataaatagttttttttttttttgctggttGTCTCAATAAATAGCGGTAATAAGTAATAACGATGTGTCACTCCTTCTTAAGGTCTCATATTTGCAAGAAGCCAATAAgttcactttcttctttttctttggcaATTGCTATATTCACTccccttttttactttttcactttcctttttaatttgtttttcaaaaagtaTATCTCCCTATTTACTTAAAAATGAGAGTGGATAAGCAAAGAAGGGGAATGAATATAGCatgtaactttttctttttgttgggtTACTCACTTTTTCGGCCTGCCCAAGCAAAATAATTGGGCCTAAAAAGTGATAGCCGATGAAAATAGTTTCTCTTGCTAGTTGCTATTCTCATCTGCTTAATTATTATTCTCACcccttacttttaaaaaataatgtgaaaaaaTGCCTAGCCCTGTCAGATTTCCCTACACCCCTCCCTGTTCCCCTTCTCAGTTCTCACACACGTTGCAACCCCACTTCTTCTCACCTCCTCACCCCTCCTTCCATTTTGGAGTCCTATTGTTTCACTTTTAGCCTCTTACCTCCTATTCTTCTCCCGGTTGTGTACATTcagaaagattttatttttggtttcaaataAATGTGAttacattttgtaaaaaatacaaTAGAATCATATTTCTATTAAAGTTAAATAAGAAAACTAttgtaaaatcatatttttattgtgtCATTTGCATATGCATAATGAAAATACATTTTCGTTATATATCTCAATTGAGAcacataataaaaacatatttccgTTATACATTTGTAAAAAGggtatattataaataaataaaaatatttgaaacacGGGTgagaatttaattatttcaacgTATAGTCCattaaaaaaagcttttaaaaaaaagtcttcaGTAAAggtcatttatatatttatatatctacGTATCTATATGTATTAATCTCACACACATTATACaaatatcttctattttttgtcaCTATAATAATCTCCTTTATAGAGATtagtgtaataaaaaaatgtatcaatATAATGTTTCAAACATTAAGGAGATATTAACGTTACATATAGAGTATCAATgaaatgttttcaaatataaaGTGGTGAAAAGTGATGACATGACACTATCCAAATTTGATATGTGTTCACCTTGAACACTACCTATTCACTAGGCATGGTTGAGAATGAGTATGTCATTTCCTATTCTCGTCCTTGTTTTGCTCCCCAACACCATTCCCATCCATGATCTTCAATGGAGATACAATTTTGTCCTCATTCTCGGTCTCTCGTTTGAGGTCAAATATATCCACCTAGTCCCGTCTTTGCCTACTAAAAATGGTTACTACTTTATAACAATATAATTTGTATATGTTTTCTGtctaattttaaatctaaaaccaATTTTAGAtgtcattaaattaaataagttgtaAAAATGTAATGATTCAAAACATAAACTCAACctactataataaaaaaaacaagtcttataaaaagattaaataaataaggaaaatacAATGAGCATATATTTCGGGGATCGGGACATATACTGGGACGAGACAGGTATTTATATACCCACCCCATCCATGTCCTGATTTTAAAAAGTTGGGTAATACCTATATCtaatcaaaacaaatattttttcatcaaaGCTAGGCCGGTTTTGGAAGGATACCCACAAGTATGGGGTTTCTTGCCATCCCCAATCATCATCACTTCTGATGACGTTGTCTAGCTCCATAgaataaaaatctatttttttgaaatttaatggactaatatttttttcaacttgggagactaaaaaagaatttatccaAGATCAAAtagatttatttgtttttatatgttttttctttcacttaaTTGTTAGTTGTTGGTTTTTGTCAGTGGAAAATTCAAACTCATAACTTTTATTCCCTTCATTCTCTCTTCACCACCAAGTTAATCTTATAACTcctacaaaatataaattttaaaaggatcatttaaaaaaattacaaagaccaaaactaaaaaaaatataatataaagaatacaaacatatttaaaaagctttttctttttaaatttaaatactttttagtccttgtaatataatattcatttatttttagttatttttaaattatattttatttgtttttagtccttaaaatactttaaataaccctttaaacagtaaaaaaatgttatttaaagcactataagaatgaaaaataaaataaatataattgaaaaagattaaaaataaaaaaatagttttacaagtacgaaaaaaaacactaaattaccgtaataaaaaattatttaagcctacttcttatatattttgtacGTCCCATGTGTCATATTTGTAAGTATCACTGATGCAGTATGGCCCTGCTACTTCTGATGCAGATGCCAGATTCTACACGCAGAAGTATAGGAAACTGAAGTGAATCAAGAGatacaagaattaaaataagGTTGGATctacatatttttctttctttttgctgaCATAGGTTGGATCTATAGATCCTCTTACCTACATGACATGTCTGTCGtaatacattatattatatcagacaaaaattataaaataacttcattatatataaaactaaaaaaagtacAATGACAAAGATAATTGACTAATTAGTAGAACACCCCTCTCATACCTGTTTAGGAAAGGGAGTAACATATAGGTTTCTTcatgaaattaataattgaacTAATTTCATGGTAGAGAACAAGATGGTATTAGTCTAGTGACAACCCAACTGTAGTAGGTGCTGCCCAAAACATAGAAAtggccatatatatatatatatatatatagtttatagTTCCACTTTGAGTAGTATATATGAAATTGTAGGTGAAATTAtgcttatattttcaattttcagggGCATTTGGGTCCTCCACGCTTGGTCTTCCAGTTATTGTAGCAGGGGCACACAGACTTGTTCCCATAGTAGCCAGGAGGAACACAAAGGCACCTTTTGCAGCATTGTTTGCAGAAGACCATGCAGGGCTTGTGGTACTGTGTCTGGCTACATCTTCTTGTGCATTCAGAAGGGCACTCTGATATATCAAACCAAATTCAGAAATGTAAAACATTAGATCGCACTTAATTCACATAATTGAAAGCAAATgacatgaaaatattatataaattggtAAATCTGCAGCAACTCTAGGTTCATGAATCATGGTATACAAATAAGACAACTTAGTGTGCAAAAAAATGGAGTGGGATTACTCACGTGAGCTCTTGAGACTCCCAGGTCCATAATTCCTctgaaaattaatgaaaaaaaaaattagtcaagactcaagatatgaATTTTCAGTTTTGCAAAATGCCCACTAATCACGAGAAATTGTTATATAGTCTCGAACTACATGTAGTTTTAATTGGCTTATCATGACACGTTATTAActcttataaatttaaaaaataataatgtaattacGTGTCATGTAGAGATTAACCAGACCAAATGATCTCAAACTATACAATAATTTCTCAACAATTAGGAGACGAAGAGAAGTTGAAAATGCTCAAAACAAAGGGAAGAAATACTCACTCCATCCAAGTGATAAGCAGAATCTGTTGCCATAACCTGAAACCATAtagtaaaaatttaattcaaagcAAGGTTCACACTTAGAGTAAATAGCATAAAAACAATGGTACGTACATGTAACATGTTAGTGtataataatgaattattttagaaGGGACTAATTAACCTGAGTTGTGATCATGGAAATGCCAAGGAGTGCCAGAAGCAGAACACAGAAAACCTTAGCCATGGCCATTGCACTACACAGAAGAAGGGTCCAAGACCTCTTTGTGGGGaaagagcaaaaaaaaaaatgacacactAAAGAGTGTGGGGAAAGTGGTTTGAGGGACCTTTGTTTTAAGAGAGCCTAAATGGTTTATAAGTTTGGTTTGATTCAGATACAGCGGTTGAATGGGTTATAAATAGATGCGGTTGGCTTTTAACTTTGAAGCCAGCAGCAGATTGGATAATTGAAGTTTTGGATTCCCCACTgtgtattatttattataaatagtaGTATTGTATTTATTATGTGTACGGGTTTTTCATGATAACGTGAGTTTGTTGTACCTTTGATTCATTGCTATCTATGCTACCATCTTATCCCAATTTTTTGCACCATTCAATTATCTCATTTTATTTACTGGCTGTTGATGCTGCTCTATAGAGTATATTTATTCTTGAAAAATACAATACATGACTCTTAAAATATTGGGAGAGAAAATTAATGTATATGTAAAATCATTGTATGGGGAAAGTAATGTGATGTTATGATAAAAATtgtaacaatataaaatatataagtttcgTACGCGTGAAGTATTATTTTTCTAcaggaaaaaattatatattcataaaaagtataaaaatattatatatatatatatatatatatatatatatatatatatatatatatatatatatatatatatatatatatatatatatatatatatatatatatatatatatatatatatatatatatatatataatttcattgcAAGTTGCCAACTTAAAAGAATATATCAATCAATCTACCAATAAACAATGACAGAAAGGGAAGCATTAATGTCAATCGAGTCATACTTCCTTTTCTCCCCTCTACTTAAATTAAGtgttaatttgaattaattaataaaattatacatacTACATTGTAAATCCATGTATCTTGTATATCATATAATACCTTTTCCATGTTATATCTGTGATCTTAACCTCTTTTTGCATCgctgaaaaataaaagattacatAGCTTTCTATAATGCAAGgttacaaaacaataaatattcttCACTCTTTCTAcgcatctaaaaaaaatttaaagaaaaatatctactaatttttttagtttttaaaataaattttctaaacattaaattaacatgatattttaaagttattttggaTAACATCACCCAAAGTGATGATACTAATAACCAAGCTCATAATTCTAAAACATAAAGTCAGTATGAAAAAGTAATgtgttaatttgaaattttaaaacataattaacttaaaagtaaaaaaagctagagaatagttttatttatgaaaagccCATGTTGTGAAGGAATCAACAGAACTATATCGATTCatgatttgaaaatcatttagaAGTGGCACGGGAAACCAACCATGTCTGTGGTGCAAGCAACAAAAGGCATTTATTATTACTACTGTGGTTGTTTGTTGTTGAAGAGGAAATTTgcaatgagataaaaaaaaaaaaaaagcaagcaTGTGATGTGAGAACCTAGTAACATTTTTTGTTTCCCACatgtttgtaattttattaGAGAAAGGGTTGAATCTTAAATATGAACATCTTTTTTGGTGGGAATTTGAATGTTGGTGTAGCAAGTGACAGATGAATCCCTTTCACTTGACTCCAGCCTTGTTGGTAGAAACTAGTTGCTAATAGTATAagattagtgagaaaatgaggAGGAGAGATTAGTAATTTTGAGAGGGGTGCAAATGGAGGCCGATCACATGGGTAGGGTGGTTAAGAGTGGGGTCCCAAAGAGGGAGGGATGTATAATTGAAAGGGAAAGAAGGGTAAGCCATGTGCTTGAGTGCATTCGCACATGACTCAAAAGATAGGCCAAAAAAAAGGACAACAGTGGGACCCCTCAATTTCCGATGTCAATCACTTGGAAGTTGGAGGAACCTGCGGAAGGAAGAACTTGAGGCATTCACATTCACCTCATCTTTCTATTCTCTTTTGGGCTTTTCAAATACACACTCGTCCTATGTAGTTTGGGTGGCCCTTCTaagtcacattttttttccagacCATGCTATTGACcctattgtttaatttttgttttgctcactttttttcttacaaCTACAACAAAGCTTTGTCTCAGCAAGCGtcaatttgtttttcttaaaacGTTCTTAAAAGAAATTAGATTTTTTGAGAAGGTTAGAATAGTAGAAATTCCTTCGAACAAAAAATAACCAGGGAAGGGTGGAATGATGAAAAGGGTGTCAATAGcaagagtcttttttttttctctctcccttatatgggccttttttttatttgagttgtAACATCTTGGGTATTGCTATTGGCACTACCTATGTGGGTGTTTTTTCATTGTATTTCCAAA encodes the following:
- the LOC100783846 gene encoding probable arabinosyltransferase ARAD1; the encoded protein is MSEKIMVHSRFIFCVMIISMFLLSLSSIFLLQFSSHSLIPRSALELILVNNASLYFMPNLKREQILLPPSGDSNFQSQKPRESDCHASDLSQKTTSVGQQMNMASHPTRPLLKVFMYDLPPEFHFGLLGWKGSVNQTWPEVDNPERIPRYPGGLNLQHSMEYWLTLDLLSSKVGQPCTAIRVQDSSQADVIFVPFFSSLSYNRHSKLNGQEKVSLNKRLQDRLVQFLMGRKEWKRSGGKDHLIVAHHPNSLLDARRRLGAAMLVLADFGRYPVELANIKKDIIAPYRHLVGTIPRAESASFEKRTTLVYFQGAIYRKDGGAIRQELYYLLKDENDVHFTFGSIGGNGINQASQGMALSKFCLNIAGDTPSSNRLFDAIVSHCVPVIISDEIELPFEDDLDYSDFSIIVHASDAMKKGYLLNLLRSIKRDEWNKMWERLKQITHHFEYQYPSQPGDAVNMIWQQVEHKISSIRFNLHRKNRYQRS
- the GASA5 gene encoding gibberellin-regulated protein 5 precursor — protein: MAMAKVFCVLLLALLGISMITTQVMATDSAYHLDGRNYGPGSLKSSQCPSECTRRCSQTQYHKPCMVFCKQCCKRCLCVPPGYYGNKSVCPCYNNWKTKRGGPKCP